One Leptospira barantonii genomic window, CGACAGCTCCTCTCGTATTCGGTCTTAAATCCGTGGTCATCAAAAAGTCTTTTTGTTCAGGCGCCTTGTATTGAACGTCTTGAACTCTCGCTTCTAAGATAACCGATTTTCCGAAAGATTCCACACTTTGAAGAATGGATTTTAAGTTTTCGTTCGATTCGCTCGCTCCGCCGAGAATCGCGATTTTGTTCGCGTTTCTGATTTTTTCCGCGATCGCAGGCAATACCGCGAGACTTTCGGATGCGTTTCCGTTTTGATAATACGCAAACAAACGATTCTCGTTCAACCAATCGATATCAAAACGTCCTTTGTCGCAGAGGAAATACATATCTTTTTCCTCGTCGATTCGAGGCATATAACGATACATTTTATTATCTCTTACGTTCGTCGTAATGTTACAACCCGTGCTACAACCGTGACAGATCGATTCGGCGTTTTTATACCACCAAACTCTCGATTTGAATAAGGTTTTGTTGTTGAGAAGCGCTCCGGTCGGACAGAGATCCGCGAGTGCGCCTTGAAAGTTGTGTTGGATCGGTTCATTCTTTGCAAGACCGATGATGGAATGATATCCGCGTTCGAACAGACCGAGATTGGATTCTCCCACGATCTCCTCTTCGAAACGAACACAACGGTAACATACGATACAACGGTTATGGTTGATGATTAGATTTGTTCCGATCTCTTCCTGAGGAACATTCCGTTTTTCTAATGTGAATCTGGAATTGCCCTTTCCTTCCTTGAACGCATTGTCTTGAAGCTGACATTCGCCCGCTTTGTCGCATACGGGACAATCCAAGGGGTGATTGGCCAAGAGGAATTCCATCGTGCCTTCACGGGCTTCCTTGATACGATCGTTTTTCGTGAATATGGAAAGACCTTCCGTTACCTTTGTGTTGCAGGCCGCTTGAAGTCTCGGAACTCCCTCGATTTCGATAAGGCACATTCTACACATGCCCACGATGGAAAGTTTTGGGTGATAACAGAAGAAAGGAATATCGATGCCGACATCTTTAGCCGCCGATATGAGGTTCTTTTTTTCATCCACCTCATACTCGATTCCGTCGATCTTGATTTTTACCATGGAATCATCCTTTTGATTAAACCCGGTACTGGGAAACAATTCTATAGAAACGTACCATTCTCATTCTGGCAACCTGTTTCTAAATTCTCCATAGGCCGTGGAATTTTGTTCTTGGAGTTT contains:
- a CDS encoding 2Fe-2S iron-sulfur cluster-binding protein; this translates as MVKIKIDGIEYEVDEKKNLISAAKDVGIDIPFFCYHPKLSIVGMCRMCLIEIEGVPRLQAACNTKVTEGLSIFTKNDRIKEAREGTMEFLLANHPLDCPVCDKAGECQLQDNAFKEGKGNSRFTLEKRNVPQEEIGTNLIINHNRCIVCYRCVRFEEEIVGESNLGLFERGYHSIIGLAKNEPIQHNFQGALADLCPTGALLNNKTLFKSRVWWYKNAESICHGCSTGCNITTNVRDNKMYRYMPRIDEEKDMYFLCDKGRFDIDWLNENRLFAYYQNGNASESLAVLPAIAEKIRNANKIAILGGASESNENLKSILQSVESFGKSVILEARVQDVQYKAPEQKDFLMTTDLRPNTRGAVDVGFVSTQGIDAIRKSVESGEIDLVFVIQENRKEFLSSISSNVTLVALSTNLTEGISEAAYGVPIQTFAEQSGSFTNKNGLNQRFQKAMDPPKGLLSSGSVFQKLAELLKESASSPKEVGVGNR